One part of the Neodiprion virginianus isolate iyNeoVirg1 chromosome 3, iyNeoVirg1.1, whole genome shotgun sequence genome encodes these proteins:
- the LOC124300920 gene encoding uncharacterized protein LOC124300920 yields MFILTYLMIFVILFYVKTIGLNDTDKSNDNDPGWGLFLSVSQGNDEYPSYNIGHWTQQLHLQQCVFVEIGEEFCALFVELRNIPRKSKIADSSEVGEFFLGLCKCATVRSWILCSDQLMRRRESDCIFTEAIPSANTSARVHRRLCDVTLLTEYAEPCNCSIPMANQQLYPTEGFPTCFRTPLPEPLCSPRGVCGVAECSATTIKGIHSPQCDPECHEKQPFCEEFGPWTSIPPEITSLWSHWSTPICENSDGRIFATATAICRNQLTGKSAIDCIGPGSFCCPADTKRCTCIVRNEDGILEATRVIESAPCLINLKKDSARSSSKTHSRHQKNHQSKYRSDHLYQENLGRRVRYLSDIESENPRSPLRRRLMFSSYEYLEEHSPTPDTNAELAFPEAQIVAESDNDNADNDDNDDTADNSENDDNHDTADNDDNDDNDDSDNNENDDNDDNDDNDDYTDDADNYDTGDNNEDDDQEDETDDPNEDDDGELNRDEDDDSDDTEAQEFGDYDDDSPDDGQDRGRGDGDNDLEISSLAVTGRILPHCLYYFLLTYICIAPVYLI; encoded by the exons ATGTTTATACTTACATATTTGATGATATTTGTGATCTTATTTTACGTTAAAACCATCGGATTGAATGACACTGACAAAAGTAATGACAACGATCCTGGATGGGGTTTATTTCTCTCAGTTTCACAAGGAAATGACGAGTATCCAAGCTACAACATTGGGCATTGGACCCAGCAGCTGCATCTCCAACAGTGTGTGTTCGTTGAAATTGGTGAAGAATTTTGTGCC TTATTCGTCGAACTTCGGAATATTCCAAGGAAGTCAAAAATTGCTGATAGTTCTGAAGTCGGCGAGTTTTTTCTCGGTCTATGCAAATGTGCCACTGTTCGTTCTTGGATTTTGTGTTCTGATCAGCTGATGCGACGGAGAGAGTCTGACTGTATCTTCACGGAAGCTATACCATCGGCTAATACCAGCGCACGTGTTCACAGAAGATTATGTGACGTAACACTGCTTACTGAATATGCCGAACCCTGCAATTGCTCCATACCAATGGCCAATCAACAACTTTATCCGACTGAAG GCTTTCCAACTTGTTTCCGTACACCCCTACCAGAACCTCTTTGTTCACCACGAGGAGTATGCGGAGTGGCTGAATGTAGTGCTACGACAATTAAAGGAATTCATTCTCCGCAATGCGATCCGGAATGTCATGAAAAACAGCCG TTTTGCGAAGAGTTTGGCCCATGGACCTCGATTCCCCCCGAAATAACGTCTCTTTGGTCCCACTGGTCTACTCCAATTTGTGAAAATAGTGATGGTagaattttcgcaacagcGACCGCGATATGCCGTAATCAGCTAAC GGGTAAATCAGCCATTGACTGTATTGGGCCGGGTTCATTTTG CTGCCCGGCAGACACTAAGAGGTGTACTTGCATTGTTCGGAATGAAGATGGCATCTTGGAAGCTACTCGCGTAATTGAATCTGCACCTTGCCTAATTAATCTGAAGAAAGACAGTGCTAGGTCTTCTAGTAAAACTCATTCACGAcatcaaaaaaatcaccaaTCAAAATATCGATCCGATCACTTGTATCAGGAAAATCTGGGGC GACGTGTTAGATATCTGTCTGATATCGAATCTGAGAACCCCAGAAGCCCTTTGCGCAGGCGTTTGATGTTTTCAAGCTACGAATATTTGGAAGAACACAGTCCAACTCCAGACACAAATGCAGAGCTTGCATTTCCGGAAGCTCAAATTGTTGCTGAAAGTGATAACGATAATGCTGATAATGACGACAATGATGATACTGCAGATAATTCCGAAAATGACGATAATCACGATACTGCCGACAATgacgataatgatgataatgatgatagtGACAATAATGAGAATgacgataatgatgataatgatgataatgatgattaTACTGATGATGCCGATAATTATGATACTGGCGATAACAATGAAGACGATGATCAAGAAGACGAGACTGACGACCCGAACGAGGATGATGATGGTGAATTGAACAGAGACGAGGATGATGATTCAGACGACACGGAGGCCCAGGAGTTTGGTGACTATG acGATGATTCACCCGACGATGGACAAGATCGAGGTCGCGGTGACGGTGATAACGATTTGGAGATTTCAAGCTTAGCGGTAACTGGACGAATTTTACCACACTGTCTGTATTATTTTCTGTTAACTTACATCTGTATTGCTCCAGTTTACTTAATCTGA